The Polyangium aurulentum genomic interval CTCGATCGGCAAGCTCGCGACGAAGCTCAAGGCCGAGGGTCGCAAGGTCGTGCTCGCCGCGGGCGACACGTTCCGCGCGGCTGCGGTGCAGCAGCTCGTCGTGTGGGGCAAGCGCGTCGGCTGCGAGGTGGTGAGCGGCAAGGACGGCGCGAACCCGGGCGCCGTGATCTACGACGCGATCCAGAAGGCTGTGGAGATCGGCGCCGATGTCGTGCTAGCGGATACGGCGGGTCGGTTGCACACCAAGACAAACCTGATGGACGAGCTCACCAAGGTCGCGCGCACGATGGACAAGGCGTTGCCGGGCGCGCCGCACGAGACGCTGCTCGTCCTCGACGCGACGAACGGGCAGAACGCCATGCAGCAGGCGGCGATGTTCAAGGAGGCGCTGCCGATCACGGGCATCGTGCTGACGAAGCTCGACGGCACGGCGAAGGGCGGCGTGGTGCTCGGCATCTGCGCCGAGCAGGGTTTGCCCGTGCGCTACATCGGCATCGGCGAGCGTCCCGACGAGCTTCGCGACTTCAACGCAGACGAGTTTGTCGAAGCGCTGCTCGGCCAGAGCAACGAGTCCACGGACGCAGCTGCGTGAAGATGGCCAGGGGGAAGCAGGAAACGCGCGGCGTGGGGGCCGAGGGGCTCCTCGCCGCGCGCGCTGTGGACAGAAGGCAACGCGTCTTTTTGGTTTTTTCTGGTCCCACGGCAGCCTTTCGTGGGAGGGTCTTTCCAGACCTACCCTTGAAAGGACGACCGGGACGGGAACATCGCTCGATCCCGTTGCGAAGAACGGATTTCGGTGTTGATTCCCAGAATTTGTGCGTGATATAGTCCGTCCGGCTTGTCGGTCGGCCGTTTTTTCGAATGAAGTCGCGTAGTTAGAGAAGTACTGACCTACCGATCAATGCTCGCGTCTCACGACATGCGGAAGGGATGGCGATGAACCAGTCTCGCGTGGGGCTCCTCGTGGCAGCTGCGCTCATGGCGATGCCGCTGGCGGCGGCAGCGCAACCGAAGGCGGCGCAGCCAGCGCAGCCAGCAGCCAAGGGCGATTCCAAAGAGATCAACCTCGACGAGGGAGCCGAGGGGCAGGAGGCACCGGCCGGCGATCAGACCGGAACCGAGCCGGCCGGGGATGCACCAGTCGAAGAAACGCCTGGTGGTGAGGGCGAGGGCCTCGGGGACATCTGTAAGATCGACCCGTCCGCCTGTCCCAGCATCAACATGGAAGAGGCCGCGAAGCGGCCGATCAACGCCGAGATGTACGCGGTGCAGCAGATCTATGCGCTGCGATATCACCGCGTAGAGCTCACGCCGTACTTCGGGATCACCATGAACGATCAGTTCGTGGCGCACCCGAGCCCGGGGCTCTCGATCAACTGGTACATCACGAACGTGATGGCGATCGGTGTGAACGGGAACTTCTATCTCGGCCTGAACTCGCCCTCGAACTTCAACTTCCAGACGAGCCGCGCGGCCCGCGTCGGCGTGCCCATCACGGAGTACGCCTGGAACGCGAACGCGAACTTCACGTACGTGCCTGCGTACGGCAAGTTCGCTGGCTTCAGCGACTTCATCTTCCACTGGGACTTCTACGTGCTTGGTGGCGTCGGCGCGATCGCGACCCGCCCCATCGCCGTGGTCGATCCGGACAACCGCACGTTCAGCTACAAGCCGCGGCTGTCGTTCCACGCGGGTGGCGGTGTTCGCATCTTCTTCAACCGCTGGTTCGCGGTCGTGGCAGAGCTCAGCGACTACATCTTCTTCGACGAGCTGGAGAATCCCTCCATCGCAGAAGGCCGCGACGCGAACAACAGGCCGAACGCGCAGAACCCGTCGACGTGGCTCGCGCCGGAGACGGAGCTGACGAACAACGTTCAGGCTCAGGTGGGCTTCTCGGTCTTCCTGCCGTTCTCGTGGGAGTACCGGCTGCCCAAGTGAGCAGCGAGCGGCAGAGCATCACGAGGCGTGAAGGACAGGACGATTCAGCCAAGTACGGGGACATTCACCATGCGTCGATTCGTGAATAGCCTTTGCGCGTCTCAGCTCCGCAAAGGGATGGTCGCGGCGGTCCTGGGCCTCGCCGCCCTCGCCTCGAGCGCAGAGGCAGAAGCGCAGGAGATTCAGCTCACCGGCCCGCTCGCTGGCGCGCCCGCCGTGCGAGGGATGCGCCTGCATCGCGCAGGCCGCATCGATGTCGCGCTGGGCTCGACGTTCACCCTGCTCGACGAGTACCAGCGCAACATCATCCCGGGGCTCCGTCTCACCTACCACCCGACCGACTGGTTCGGCGTGGGCGTCTGGGGCGGCTTCTCCTTCCGCTCGACGACGTCGCTCACGGACGAGCTGCAGGCCAAGGCGATCGACGCCCGCGCCTGTCCGGCGGACCCGACGACGACGGACAACACCGCCTGCAAGCTGACCGCCGTGAACCTCACGCGCGGCAACCTCGCAGAGGATCAGCTCGGGCGCATCGTGTGGATGGCGGCGCCGCAGATCACGTTCGTGCCGTTCCGCGGCAAGCTCGCGCTCTTCTCCGCCGCCTTCATCGACACCGACATCAGCTTCTTCCTCGGGCCGGCGGTCATCGGCCTGCAGGAGCGCAAGCCCTGCGGCAAGGACAACAACGACCAGACGACGACGCCGTGCTCGGGCTCGTTCGAGCTCGAGAACCGCATCGCCTTCGCGCCCACGGTCGGCATCGGGTGGAACTTCTACCCGACGACGTTCCTCGGGTTCGGCGCCGAGTACCGCGCGATGCCGTTCGCCTGGAACAGCTCCGGCTTCGACAACGCGGGCGCCGGCAACAACGAGGCGTTCCCCGACACGGCCGTGAACTACAAGGACCGTCAGTTCCGCGTCAACAGCATGGTCACGGTCAACATCAGCGTGCAGCTGCCGATCAAGATCAAGACCACGGAGTGACGTCCGGGGGCGCTCGTCGCGAGCGCCTCGAAGTCAGGAAGGGCGATCGAGGAATACTGCGGTATTTCGAGGTCGCCCGACCTGTTTTGTGGCTCGCTCGCCCGGGCGCCACGAGCCTCCAGACACTTGCTTTGTCGGCGGCGAGGGCCTATGCGATGCGGGCTCCGCCCCCCTGTTCCGGCCGGAGCCGAGGTCCCAGGTGGGCATTTTCGACTTCCTCCGCAAAGACAAGAAGAGCATCCCCCCCGCGGGCAGCGCTCCCTCCGTCGACAAAAAGATCAGCGGCCCCGCCAAGATCGTCGCCGACAAACGCGCCCAGACCTACGACCGCCTGGAGGCCATCCAGGCGCTCGCGGAGATGAAGACGCCGGACGCGGCCGCCGCGCTCCTCAAGCGCTTCACCTTCACGGTCGACCCGTCCATCACCGATCAGGAAGAGAAGGACCTCGCCTTCCACGGCATCGTGGCGATCGGCAAAGAGGCCGTGCCCGCCGTCGGCGAGTTCTGCGTGAAGGCCGAGGCGCTCACCTGGCCGCTCAAGATCCTGCGCGAGCTGCTCGACGACGACGACGAGTACAAGGACGAGCTGCTCGCGATCCTCGAGCGCTTCGACACCGAGTACGCACGCAACGTCGAGCCCAAGATCCAGATCATCCAGGCGCTCGAGGAGGTCGTGCACGAAGAGGTCCGCACCTCGGTCGAGCGCTTCCTCGAGGACGTCAACGAGACCGTGCGCTTTCACGCCGTGCAGACGACGTTCGCGCAGGGCAACCCGGAGAGCCTCGGCCCGATGCTCGAGATGCTCGCGACCGAGGAGTCGGTGCGCGTGAAGAACAAGGTGGCCGAGGGGCTGCTCATGCGCGGCTGGGTGATCCCGCCCGAGCGCAGGGAGGCGGCTCAGCAGGCGCTCTTCGAGACCGCGGGCTACTCGATCGCCGACAGCGGCAAGGTCGTCAAGCGCGGCGGCGGCGGCGGTTCGAGCTTCAGCCTGTAGCCTTCTCCACCCCTCGACCCTGGCATCCTGGTCGCCCATGCGACCGTGTTGACAGCCCGGGCCACGCTGGACGACTATCCCGAAAGCCCTGTTATTGATGGGGTTTGTCGACGACCCACCGGCCGCGCGCCCGACGCGCCGGCCCCTCGGGCCACTCGACGGAAAGCGAGCAACCCAGGCGTGAGGGGACATCGTTCGACGCGCCTTACGCGCGTGATGGCAGCGAGCCTCGCTGGCACGGCCGTCGTGGTCGCGCTGCCTCCGCGCGAAGCGCGCGCCCTCGACTTCGAGGTGCAGAGCGACACGGCGGCGCAGGCGTATCAGGTCGCGAGCCCGTGGGGCGACGTCGTCCTCGATCGTCGCCGCCTGCTGCAGACGCTGTCGCTCGGCGTCTACAACCTGCAAGGCGACTACAAGCCCGGCCAGGCCGACTACCAGGTCGTGCTGCGCATGCGGCTCGATGCCGACTTCGGCATCAACGCGCACCTCGGCAACGCCGATCGCGGCGGCGAGACGAGCTACCAGACCGAGGCCGGTCCTGGCGTTCGCTACGTGCCCGGCCTGCAGCAGGCGCCCGTCGACCTGATGTACGCGTACGTCGAGGGCCGCAACCTCTTCAACGGCTGGCTCGGGTTCCGCGCGGGCCGGCAGTACGTGAGCGACGTGCTCGGGTGGTGGTCGTTCGACGGCGCGCTCGCGCGCGTCACCACGCCCTGGTACGTGCAGGCCGAGTTTTACGGCGGCCTCGAGCAGCGCGGCGGGCTTCCCTTGTCGACGTCGCGCTTCGAGCGGCCCGGGGTCTGGCGCGGAACGCACGGAGGCTTCGGCACGGCGTCCGATCAGCCGAGCGTCACCGACTACCCGTCGTACCAGTACGCGACGCCCGCGCCTGCGTTCGGCGTCGCGCTCGAGACGAACGGGCCGAGCTGGATCCACGGGCGCCTGACGTATCGCCGCGTCTACAACACGGGCACGTCCATCACGCAGCAGTTCCCGGATCCGACCGGCGGCTACCGCACGATGACGGGCACGCGGCTGTCGCAGGAGCGGCTCGGCTACGCGGTCGATCTCAACAAGGCCGATCTCGGCGCGGTGCGCGGCGGCTTCACCTGGGACTTCTACAACCAGATCGTCGGCTCGTTCCACGGCGGGGTCGAGCTGTACGCGGGCAAGCGCGTCACGGTTGGCGCGGACGTCGACTACTTCGTCCCCACGTTCGATGCCGACTCGATCTGGAACTGGTTCACGAAGAGCCCCGTCACGACGGCGACCGCGCGCATCTCGGCGACGCCCACGCGCAGGTTCGATCTGTCCGCGTACGGCGGCGTGCGCCTGTGGCAAGCCGACGGCGATCCCGAGACGTTCGGCGTCGAGGAGTGCAGGGCCTCGGGCATCTGCATCGGCGATCAGGAGATCGATCCGTCGGCCGCGACGGCCTTCATCCGGAACGAGGACAACCGCGCGACGTCGACGACCATCGACGCGCTCGCGAACGTCGCGGGTCGATACCGGCTCGGCACGGGTGAGGTCGGGCTGCGCGGGATGATGCAGGCCGGCGCGCGAGGGCATCGCGCGGGCGGCGATCTGACGGGCGAGAAGCGCTTCGATGGCGGGCGCTACACGGCCTACGGACGCGTGTCGGTGTACGACTGGGCCGATCCCGAGCGGCCCCAGCGCGACGCGACCTCGTTCGGCTACGTCCTCGGCGCGGGCGTGCAACCCGTCAAGCAAGCGGGCCTGCGCCTCGAGTGGGAACACGACATGAACCGGCTCGTAGGACAGCGCTTCCGCGTGGTGGCGCTCCTCAGCCTGAGGCTCGGCGGATGAGCGTGACGAGACGAAATGACGCGCGCCCGAGCGAGGGCCGCCCGCTGCCTGGGTGGGCCGTGCTCGTGGCCTGCTTGTCGGCTTTGATCCTGGGCCTCGTGGTCCCGGACGCCGCAGCGCAGCCTCCGCCCAGCGCGGCTGCGGACGAGGAAGCAGAGGCCACGGAGCCGCCCCCGGCGCCTCCGCCTGGCGGCTACAAGAGCGGCCTGTCGCCGATGCCGGGCGACGCCGAGGTTCCCCTCGCGCTCATGCCTCCCGGCTCGAACGTGAGCC includes:
- a CDS encoding outer membrane beta-barrel domain-containing protein; translated protein: MNQSRVGLLVAAALMAMPLAAAAQPKAAQPAQPAAKGDSKEINLDEGAEGQEAPAGDQTGTEPAGDAPVEETPGGEGEGLGDICKIDPSACPSINMEEAAKRPINAEMYAVQQIYALRYHRVELTPYFGITMNDQFVAHPSPGLSINWYITNVMAIGVNGNFYLGLNSPSNFNFQTSRAARVGVPITEYAWNANANFTYVPAYGKFAGFSDFIFHWDFYVLGGVGAIATRPIAVVDPDNRTFSYKPRLSFHAGGGVRIFFNRWFAVVAELSDYIFFDELENPSIAEGRDANNRPNAQNPSTWLAPETELTNNVQAQVGFSVFLPFSWEYRLPK
- a CDS encoding HEAT repeat domain-containing protein, with translation MGIFDFLRKDKKSIPPAGSAPSVDKKISGPAKIVADKRAQTYDRLEAIQALAEMKTPDAAAALLKRFTFTVDPSITDQEEKDLAFHGIVAIGKEAVPAVGEFCVKAEALTWPLKILRELLDDDDEYKDELLAILERFDTEYARNVEPKIQIIQALEEVVHEEVRTSVERFLEDVNETVRFHAVQTTFAQGNPESLGPMLEMLATEESVRVKNKVAEGLLMRGWVIPPERREAAQQALFETAGYSIADSGKVVKRGGGGGSSFSL